The Elusimicrobiota bacterium genomic interval AAATTAGAGAATCAAAACAATGGACAATTGGGAACAGAACCCTCAACAGGAACCGCAACCGGAGACAAGCGGCCCTAGCCCGGAAATCCCGGCGCCAAAAAGCCGCGCTGCCGCGTGGCCGGCGCTTTTGGGCCTGCTCTACGCAGCCAGCCTTGCGGCCGCCTTGATTCTTGTTTTTTCCGGGCCCAGGCCCAAAGTCGCGGACAGCGAATCCCAAAAGCCGGAAGGCCTTAAACAAAAATTCGGAATTCTTGACTTCGATAAAAAAGACGCGATCGGCATCATCCGCCTCGACGGCGTCATCCGCATGGACCGGCAAGGCGGATTCTGGAACGAAACCATGGTGGACCGAATCAAAAAAAATCTGGAGCGGATGGCCAAGAAAAAACAAATTAAAGCCATCATTCTAAGGATCAACTCTCCGGGCGGCACCGTGGCCAGCTCCCAAGAACTTTATCAAGCCATCAAATATCTCCGCATGAAGCACAACAAGCCCGTGATCGCGCTTTTAGGCGACGTAGCCGCCAGCGGCGGCTATTATGTGGCCAGCGCCTGCGACCGCATCGTGTCGGAACCCGGAACCATCACCGGCTCCATCGGCGTCATTTTCCAAACCGGTCATTTCGACGGTCTGATCAAAAAATACGGCGTCAACTTCAACACCATCAAATCCGGTCCCTACAAAGACATCGGCAATCCTTTCCGGCCCATGGAAGCGGATGAGCGTAAAATCCTGCAAAGCATGATCGACGGCGCGTATGAGCAATTCGTGCAGGCGGTTTCCGAAGGACGCAAAATCCCGCCCTTGGAAGTCAAAAAATCGGCGGACGGGCGCATTTTCCTGGGCTCCCAAGCCAGAGCCGCTCAATTGGTGGACCAGGATTCCGGCTACAAGGGCGCGATCGATCTCGCCAAAGAAATGGGCAAAATCACCGGGGAGCCGAAAATCATCTGGGATGGTGATTTCAAAGAAGATTTTCTCGAAGAAATTCTGAAAGGCTCATCGCCCACCGGCATTTGGAAATGGGTGGCGCCTGAAGCGGCCTTGCCGCCCACCGGGCTTCTTTACCTGTGGACAGGGTACTAAAAGCGCTGGGCCCGCTGGGGCGGCCCTGGGACGGGCCGGCCTGGCTTCTCCTGGTTCTTATCTCCATCAATCGCCTGCTCATGGACAACTCCTGGCT includes:
- the sppA gene encoding signal peptide peptidase SppA — protein: MDNWEQNPQQEPQPETSGPSPEIPAPKSRAAAWPALLGLLYAASLAAALILVFSGPRPKVADSESQKPEGLKQKFGILDFDKKDAIGIIRLDGVIRMDRQGGFWNETMVDRIKKNLERMAKKKQIKAIILRINSPGGTVASSQELYQAIKYLRMKHNKPVIALLGDVAASGGYYVASACDRIVSEPGTITGSIGVIFQTGHFDGLIKKYGVNFNTIKSGPYKDIGNPFRPMEADERKILQSMIDGAYEQFVQAVSEGRKIPPLEVKKSADGRIFLGSQARAAQLVDQDSGYKGAIDLAKEMGKITGEPKIIWDGDFKEDFLEEILKGSSPTGIWKWVAPEAALPPTGLLYLWTGY